In Cryptomeria japonica chromosome 1, Sugi_1.0, whole genome shotgun sequence, the sequence TAGTTGAgctctcttcttggtggatttttttgATGCAAGGACTTTTCcatgtaaattttattttatgtgatgcatttatgctttttatttcttcctaaTTGCTATTACCATGTTTTGAtttaataatttgtttatttatataaTAAGTTCACATGGGGTAGTATTGATAAGCATGATATGTTGGTCAATTTCTATCATCATAGAAGGATCTAAGCATGGTATTTTCATATTAAGAAAATTAATTTTAGAGTTGCATATAGcttatatttttatattgatgTTGTAGTAGTCCAATTATTGCATCtcattgtttaatttattatttagatATATATTGAATTTCTAACCATTTGGTATTAGAAATTGTACCTTTCTCAACCATTGGTATGAAAGGTGAAGGATACCGATTCTAGGTATTCCTCTATTTCTGATTTATTTATTTGGTGAGCTTGTGGGAATATATAAAAAATGAACTAAACGTTCTTAGAGGCTTCTAAGGCTTATGGGGTTGCATTGAGTTGTATATTTGTGAGATTGGAAACCATAAATACTATTAATACAACCTATGTTAAGCATGAATCTGCTCATAATAATGAATGTTCATCAAGTTAGTTATGTTTTCATAAATTAGAGCTCTTTCTTAAAAATATGTTTGTATCCTCTTGTTTAGTCGATGTGTTCCTTCACCTTCTGGTCATGTGAAATGAGAAGGTGTTCATGTTGGGTGGATGCTTGTGACATTCTAGTAACATGCATAAAGATTGTCTATTTGGACTATGGATTGGAGTTCATATATTGGCTTCATTATTTTAGCTTTTGAATAGATGATATAACTAACAGATGAGAGACTAACCTCTTTGTGAGATGGGGGGATAATATGTTACATATGTTATAATCTCCTAGTAAACCTAGTTTTCCTAttgggttgtaatttattttatttttagctaTTATATTATAGATATATGCTTATTCCATTATCTGGAttacatgttttttattaaggaaaaaattagttttgaagggaccccaaaactcTCATTATAAAGATTTGTAGATAGAAAACACATAGCCAAGCAATAGCTTAATCCCAATAAAAAATGAAACCAAAGGAAATATCTCTAAAATAACaggacaacaaaagaaaataggaAGAAACTAACATAGATTCTTTAGGGCTTTATCAATCTCAACTTCCATTTGACTCACATTCTATGACAATTTATTCATATCTTTCAATTTGAACTTTCCCTGTTCCATGGTCTTCTTGAGATCCCCATGGGTCTGACTTGATGGATGCCCACTATCATCATTATCctattttcccttctcatctagatCAAGATCAATTACAATGTTCTCTCTAGAATTTAAAGCCTACATATTTTGCTAATGATTTACAAGGGTTTTAATCCCTTTTGTACTGGTGTAAATGGTTTTACAGCCCATGTTAACCAAAATAGTTagatcatcatcaattattttcaaCTTAGCTTCAAGAAGCCCCAACCTACCTTCATAGTTTGCCTTCAACTAAGATATATCTTTGGAAATGTTCTCAAGGATAGAATGAATTCTAATATTTTCTTCATCTGAAATTACATTACCAACACTAGCCCTAGAGGCAATCTGACCATCACCCTACTCTAACATAGCCACTTTTCTTTTAGTAGATTAGATATTAACATTAACCTGATTCATTTCTAGAAATAACCATTTGGAAATATTGAATTGGTCTACCATGACATCCCTAACCATACCCAAAAGATTAGGGGGATTCTCAAGTTCACTCCTAAGGAAACGAGAGTCAGTTTGCATGTCCTTGAGAAAGGATGGAGGAGTAGTTCAATCCTCACCAGAATAATTAGATAATTAAGGGGAAGGGGCCACTCACAAGGAGCCTTCCCCTCCAATCATTAAATTCTCCCCTTCTAAATTCTAGTTATCTTGTACCTCCTCAATGTTTGACTCTTCACCAACCTAGCTAGGAGAATCATGCAGAACCTTCTTCCttttaataaattttcatttttcaTCCCTAACAATGGAATTCTCTTTTTTGTGCTCCTCCAACACACAAATATTCTTCTTCCTAGAGGAAGCATCATACTCTATTTCCTAGTCCTCATCCTCCAAGTTATCATTCCCCTTTACTATATctatctccatttcctcctcagaCCCCATGTTCACTAAATGTGTAAGGGTAGAAAAATGAAATTTAACCTTATGTGATGAGAGGATTTTGAAATATTCTATAATCAGAAGGATGCAACCCTCATTAACAACAAGTTGCTATGTTTTTTATTATGTTCCTTAATACTGCCTTTTAAGGACAACAAGAAGTAGAATGTAAAAAGTTAAAAATCTTGTGTCTAAAGTGGTTAAGAAGATAAAAATGATAACCATATATAGTGGTTGTTCTTTAGATGACATTTTTGATATGAATGGGTGGTTGTTTAAGTGGATTTTAAATTTACAAAGATGGTTTTGCAGGTTTTTACATTTTAACCAAAATTTGTAGTGTGTATATATGTGATACTTGAGTGTATGCATGGTTTTCAAGATGAAAATAATTACAAGTTTCAATGGCTTCTTAGAGGATTATTAATGATTTATGGTTACTCCTATGTGGTTTATTTTTTGGCAAATTGGGTCTAATGTTAATCTTTATATTTAATACTTCTAAATCTACATATTATGGTTAATAATATATGTTTTTCATGGTACTAATGCCAGGTTGAATATTTGTTCAGTTATTCGAGATTGTAGAACTAACTATATATTTCTCCTTTAAGATGTTGCATATGTGTAGATTTTATAAAATTATCTAATGGGGATTCTATTTTGGTAGGCTTTATTCTTGGTCACGATTACTACATTGGAATATTAGTTATATTGATAAAATTACTTTTGGGAGTATCTAATATAGTAGCTTTGTTTAGTTGAATATTAGTAGTAGTTTATGGTTCATGAGAAGCTTTGTTTAGTTTCAGTGAATTTTTAGTAATGATATTGTTCATGATATCATGTATAGCTTGGTATTACTTCAAGTGGGAGATTTATGtacttaaataatttatttactcttctttatttaaagatttttgttctatttaatgatttatgtattgtgtagtgaaacaaaaataataaataaccaacaTTATTTAATTTTGAAAAGCATCAGAATAAAGTTGATAAAAATTTATTCCTACTGACATGTGTACACACAACTAAGTTGATGAAACTAATTTAGAAGAAAAGGAAAGTTGTAGAATTGTATCATTTTGATAAATTAAAACATTGTTAGGGTGAACATTATAAATGTGTAGAGATTTTAAAGTTCACATCAAACATGTGCACTATGGTCATTTTTAGATTGCATTATATAATAATTCCATTCACAATGTGAAGGATTAATAGTTTAAACTCCATAATAGCCAAGTGAGAAATAGAATCTTATTTATACCTAACTTATTTGGTGTCAATATATTATGGTGGTCTAGCCAATATAAAATTCACAATTAAAATATGTGTCACTATCCTTTTTGTAGAAAACCAATTTAGATGTTAATATACATATGCTCAAAAGGCCTTAAAAAAAATAATCATTCTTATAAGACATTAAATGAAAGGGCatcttaatattttaattttttactcTAATATCTCGTATGGATTTTTGCATGATTTAAATAATGATAAAGAATTTCAATAGTTCTAATGGATGCCCATGAATTTACAGATATCCTaagctttatttaattaaaattgataACATGAAAAATTTATTTGAATAATGATTATtcaatgatagattaaaaaattAGGTGCTAAATTAATTTACAAGTTCGCAATTCTAtctattttctttcaaaaaatctaTATTGGTTGTGAACATGACCTTGACAATCATGCTCAACCTGCATCAATGAGGAAGGTCAAAAGGTTTGCATCAATTAGACCACATCATAGCATACTTCATGACTACTTTATGCACTATGATTATATTTAAAACAATATCAAACCTCTTGATAAATCTATGATTTCTTCCTAATTCTAGTTTTGTATTCCAATTCTAGACTTAGATATTTTCATGTAGTGTTATGTCTTATGGTTTATAATTAGATCTAAATGATTGTAGTAAAATAAATAGAGAGGTAACCCATctatataaaattatttaaaattatgtagaaagttgttttaaaaaatgaaaaataatgattaaatttatagttttaaatgatttaaattaatataatatattaattcaaGTATTCAGAAAAGAAAAGATATGTTATGTTAGTAGTTCACAATATAAATTTATGGCTAGATGTTTGTTTACTAGTAGCTTTTGATAAGGTGAAGTATTTTatgtttaaatattaaatataagatTAAGGAAGAATTGAAATGATGTATCGTTTGAAAAGTCTTCAACCCCAAATCATAGAATTAAATCTGGAAAAAAATTCTATTGATGATAAAAAAtatgtaaattttaatttaaaagctGTTGAAACAATATATCTGTCAAGCCTATATTTATAGGAAAACCATAATTTAGAAGCATTTATTTCATAAAAGGATAGTAAACAATTttatagaataatattataacaatataTCCTAATAAAGTATTTTTGAAACTGAGACTTAGGAGGCATTCGATGCAGAGCAATTTTTTATTCAATGAAGTATAGAAGGACGAAGAAACGCGTTAACGGAGTCAAGACAAAACTCAACCCGCGCCTGCTGTCAAGGACTGATTCCTCATTTGTCGAGTTTGCTCTTCTCCAGATTGTGGCTCTTTGGATTTCTGTCTCTTCATGAGATTACGGATTATACGACAAGTGCCTAACAGTGAACGTATTAGCCATTTCATATGGATGGTTTGATTGATCGAGTGCGAAATCTTTGGCTTTAGACGGCATATTCTCTTAAAATCGAAGCAGCCAACAAGATAGAAACAAGGCTAAGCGTTCACAATAGTAGCCAAGTGTTTTCCATTAATCATGCGCTCAATAGAATTATAAACACATGAACGTTTGGTGCTCTATATATAAGAAGCCAAGATGTGAAGCGTATTCAAATTAATCTTCTTGCACATAATTAGAGAGTCAGAAATCATGAACAATTACATTAAGCTCTTCGTAGCTCTGGTTTTGCTGTTTCTGCCGCAATCTCTCTGTAAGCCTTCGCATTTTTCATATTGGAATGCATTATAAACGTCCATGTTTGAAAGCTGAATATTATGAAATGTTTTCTTTTTATGTGCAGGTGGCAACGCTAAGTTATTCAAGGAGTACATAGGAGCCGATGACATGAAAGTCCAGTTCTCCGACGTGCCAATCCTTCCGGATGTGGAGTTTCACTTTATTCTGTCATTTGCCATCGACTACAGTGGAGCTGGTCATTCTCCGTTTCCAACAAATGGCGACTTCAAAATCTTCTGGGACAAAAAAACTCTGCGCCCCAGCGACGTTCTCGACATAAAGTCGAAGCATAAGAACGTTAAGGTCGTCGTCAGCTTAGGTGGCGATGTGGTCGGAAAAAATGGCACGAGTGTTCAGTTCATGCCGTGGAGCGTTTCTTCGTGGGTTCAGAATGCTGTTTCGACCTTAACACAGATAATTAATGAATACCATCTTGATGGCATCGATATCGACTACGAGCATTTCGACTACTCTGATCCCAACACTTTTACAGAGTGCATTGGTCAATTAATCGTCCAGCTGAAGCAGGAAAAAGTGATCTCCGTGGCTTCCATTGCTCCCTACGAGGACGAGGGCGCATTGCGGTCTCATTATATGGCATTGTGGAAGAAATATGGTGACTTCATTGACCATGTTAACTTCCAATTCTATGCCTATGATAAGGGCACTACTGTAGAACAATTTCTCAGTTACTTTCAGATTCAGGAATCTAATTATAAGGGTGGTAAAATACTTGCTAGTCTGGGTACTGACGAGTCGTCAACTGGGGTCACGCCAGAGAAGTTCTTCGAGGCGTGTAGAGGGTTGAAGGAGAAAATGAAGCTTGAGGGCATCTTCATTTGGTCTGCAGATGACTCCAAAAAGTATGGCTTCCAATATGAATTGCAATCCCAAGCTTTGTTGGCCACTTGACgataaataattgtttatttcaTTCCAAGACTAATAAATGGAGAATTCCTTGAGGAATTCACCAAAGGTTAGGTTGGTTTTCTTTGGATAAATCTATAGGTGTTTGATTAGTTTGCTTTTTAAGGATGTTGTCGTTTTGATATTCTAAGTAATTCgttgaatttttaaataaaataatgccagCAGGGATACTGACTATACCTGTGGTTGGCTATTTATGGAATTTCTTTCGGAAAGCAGTTTTAGTTTAACTTTCGATTTCTTATGAACTTGGAATTCAATTAAAAGCTAAGGATTACGGGTTAGGATTATGGAAAGAAATACTTTAAAAAGTTatataaactaaataaatttaaaTGTGGTATTTAGTAAGATTCTGAAAT encodes:
- the LOC131034160 gene encoding chitinase 2-like codes for the protein MNNYIKLFVALVLLFLPQSLCGNAKLFKEYIGADDMKVQFSDVPILPDVEFHFILSFAIDYSGAGHSPFPTNGDFKIFWDKKTLRPSDVLDIKSKHKNVKVVVSLGGDVVGKNGTSVQFMPWSVSSWVQNAVSTLTQIINEYHLDGIDIDYEHFDYSDPNTFTECIGQLIVQLKQEKVISVASIAPYEDEGALRSHYMALWKKYGDFIDHVNFQFYAYDKGTTVEQFLSYFQIQESNYKGGKILASLGTDESSTGVTPEKFFEACRGLKEKMKLEGIFIWSADDSKKYGFQYELQSQALLAT